The stretch of DNA GTTTGAACTTAATGCAACCCGTCAAAGAATGAGCTGTTACGTTAGTTATAGAACTGTAACATGATTAATTACGATATCCAACATTCCTCTCTTCTAAAAAAAAGTGTTCTCCGTCCAATCgacatttttccgatataTATGCAtgtaattcaaaatctattactgcAGGTCTTATCCCCTTGATTGccgattaatttgaacagaaatgtgAAAGTTGTTACTGAGGCTCTTATCCCTCTTGATAACTCATTAGTTTgaacaaaaaaatgaaaggtGTTACTGAAGGTTTTATCctcttgattactgattaatttgaacagaaaaatGAAAGGTATTACTGTGGTCTTATCCTCCttaattactgattaatttgaatagatcggtgttactgagggtcgTACCCCcattgattattgattgatCAGAACAGGCATATAAAAGGTATTGCTCGGGGCCTAACCCCTCTTAAGTACTGAATAAAGCTCATTTGACATTTAGACTGTTACTGGTAGTTGTGAGCTCCGAAAAATTGTTGTATTCTCGGGACTTGTCAATACTCGTCTGGTAAGTTTGGTAGTAAGCTATGATAATCTCGGGCCGTATTCTGACAATCTTATCGTTTACTATTGAACCTTCAGGGGTTGGGGGAACGCAGTATTACTACTGGGAGCTGACATGTGATTTATAGTCGAATGTATAAGGCTTACTATTCTATTTATTCCGCTCAAGGTGGTGTTTTTTACCGAGAGCgaactcaacaacaacaaccggTATAACATTGATATTTCTTTCCGCAGAAGTTAACCGGGTAAAAGTAGCCACTCGAACGGCGGGCTGTTCTATACGTGCAACTGATCAAAACCTGATCAACACATGTTGTTTAATGACATGGACAAAACAGTATCGAAGTAtatttaacaatttattcatttagtgAGAATACATTTAgtaaatattcaatatcaacaACTTTCCTCAAAACACGTTAATACTttgtactatatatatatatctagaAAACTGCAaaataatatgattaagaACAGTCTGCAGAACAGAATAATAATTACCCCATGTTAGAAAGAAATCTACGTTAAAAACCAGCAACCTAACCTATTGTTTGAGATATCTAACTTAACCtattgtttgatatcttttacTTAAAAACGTTACTTATGACATCTATCCAATTCGCTTTGTAGAGATAGAGGTAATAAAAAAGCTCTTTTCAAATGTTCGAAGCAGAAAACCCATTTCCGATTGAGTTTTCCTCTTCCAATTCGTATTGTTATAGTTACTTGAACTCCTTCTCGGAGAAATGAGAACATCGTTCTGGTCTCCTCATTTCTTCGACCTCCCATCGAAATTGGCACCAACGCCAGACGCGTTAGTTAGTCTGTATAAACTCTGCTAAAAATCATATATTCTCCGCAAAAAGTATAACACACTTTTTAAATAACTATCCACACACAACACAGCAGCGATTATTTATAAATCtggaataattcatatatttatacCCACCATTGCATTGCAAGCTGGTTTATTAGCTGTTTATTACCAGCGCTGTACGAAACATTTATACAGGATCTTAATTAAAAGTTAAATTTCTTCGTGATATACGCGAACGTATGGACCTTACCGTCCAAAATCCATGAGATATAACCATACAATACGTATGTAGTTGGGGCTTGACTGGAGGTTCGGTGGTAAATTCACTGTTAAGTCAATTAACCATTTGGCAAATGTCAAAACCAGATCTGCCGAATTTCGGAAACATTAGTTGATTATGCAGCGTCACAGTGTTGTGAACGACATGAATGTCGTTTGGGGCTGAGAAGAGGTTGCCGGATTTCTCTTCGGGTTAACCGCGATTTTTATAAGGCACAAATGTGTTCGCGCACCTTCGTGCTTCTATCCAGGAAACTGTTCTAGTGAAGAGTTCGTTGATGGAAAAGACTCGTTTTTCGGTCTTAGAGTATATGCCCAACAAGCCACAATGATTCttgaattaaattttgatACTATTTTGTTATGaagaatttgttcatttttttcgaatttctttattcattcaccaacgttttttgttttcttcgaTCTGCGAAAGCCTTCGAGACATGCGCCGTTTTTGTATCTCCTCGAAGTCGGGCTCGGGCGGTTCGCTGATGTATTTCCGTTTGACGAACGACGCCGCCTCCAGGATCATCAAGGCGACGACTAGCACGGCTGCGACCATCAAAGCCAAGATATCCAACATGAAGAACTGCGACAACGTCAAGTCGTGGATCGACGTCTGCAGGTGATCGCCCCCGTACTTCATGACGTGGTCGATCCAATACGCCGCTTTAGCGCGCGGTTGAACCGGTTCGCTTCGGAATATCTTCGACATTCGGTCGATGGCGTGCTCGTAGGTCGGATTGTCGATTATCTCGCGGATCGTGTGGGCCAAATCTTCCGGCTGGAATTCTTTCATGTCCATCTTCAAACCGAATTCTTTCATAACCATGCGGTCGGCGTTGTATTGCTGGTCCCCGAATATCGGGAAGCCGATCATAGGAACACCGTGGTATAACGCCTCGCTTTGTCCGTTATTACCGCAATGGTTGATGAATACTTTAGTGTTGTTGTGGCCGAGAAGGTCGTTTTGTGGCAGCCATTTGACGGTTTTCACATTTTCTGGCAGTTCCAGAGGTTCGTCGGCGGCGATGTCCAAACGCCATACGACGCGCTGGCGAATCATAGTGAACgcttttatgaatttgatacgGATGCGATAGGGCATGTTGGAAAGTACGGAGCCGAAACTGACTACGACCAGGCCGTGCTCAGCTCCGTCGGCGAATTCGCGTAGCTCGCGAGATAAAGGTCGCGCCGGTTTCGTCGTCAATCCGCCGGCGTAAATAACATGCGGAATACTCGGGCGAGGGCAGTCCAAATACTGGTTGATGTTCAGAATCCACAATTTGGATTTTTGCATCAAATCGAAAAGGCTGATGAACCGACGTTTCGGTATATAGAACGAGTATCGAACCTCCTCGGTGTGGATGATGTCCCACAGTATATTCTCGTGCGTGTCGGCTCTTATGAACTGTTTGACGCGAGTCGCAACTGTATTCGTATCTTCGTCGAAGTAACACGGTTGGAAACTAACAACCGGATGCATTCGAAACGTCCACGTGAAAAACATATCGGTCATACTGACGTAGGGGATTTTATACTTGACCGGTATCAAGTAGGAGCACAGCTGTAACGCGTCGACGATGGCCAAGTCGAAAGACATGTTTCCGATGCGGTCGGTCAAGTGTTTGTCGTATAGCATTTGCATACAGTTGTACCGCACGCGCGGCTGGATCATGTTTTCTTGCATGCGTAAAAGGAAACTATCGCCTCGATATTTCAGATACAGTTCGAAAGAGGTTTTGTCAAAGTGTTCGAAATCGGTCATTTCTTTATCGGGTGACTTGAAGAATAGATATTTCAAGCCGGTGATTTTGATTTGA from Tubulanus polymorphus chromosome 11, tnTubPoly1.2, whole genome shotgun sequence encodes:
- the LOC141913195 gene encoding UDP-glucuronosyltransferase 2B20-like, whose protein sequence is MAGKIADTLSALILVSAIMSTSNNMVSGDKVIMFPVQLPNHLYEAGAVAEGLINMGHEVWMVLNENVKTVRQIKITGLKYLFFKSPDKEMTDFEHFDKTSFELYLKYRGDSFLLRMQENMIQPRVRYNCMQMLYDKHLTDRIGNMSFDLAIVDALQLCSYLIPVKYKIPYVSMTDMFFTWTFRMHPVVSFQPCYFDEDTNTVATRVKQFIRADTHENILWDIIHTEEVRYSFYIPKRRFISLFDLMQKSKLWILNINQYLDCPRPSIPHVIYAGGLTTKPARPLSRELREFADGAEHGLVVVSFGSVLSNMPYRIRIKFIKAFTMIRQRVVWRLDIAADEPLELPENVKTVKWLPQNDLLGHNNTKVFINHCGNNGQSEALYHGVPMIGFPIFGDQQYNADRMVMKEFGLKMDMKEFQPEDLAHTIREIIDNPTYEHAIDRMSKIFRSEPVQPRAKAAYWIDHVMKYGGDHLQTSIHDLTLSQFFMLDILALMVAAVLVVALMILEAASFVKRKYISEPPEPDFEEIQKRRMSRRLSQIEENKKRW